The nucleotide sequence AGGGTGGAAGGATGCATGTCTCATGAGTGGGTGCATGGATGAGGAACTGCTGACGTGGTAGGTTGATGACCTGGACAGTGTACATGCTAAGAGAATTACTAGTAGTGGGAATCAACTTCTTAAAAATGTTAGATAAGTTCTTTACAGTGTTATAAAGGCTTACACCTCAATAGCTTCCCTGGATACTCTGCATATTTGCCTTTTGTCCTAATTTATGCTtcccatcccataatataagacgtcttttgacactagtgtagtgttaaaaaataTCTTACATTATAGGACGGAGTAGTATTACTTTACAATATAATAAAGTTTGGCCAAGTTTATAGtaaaaatttatgaacatttaCAATACGGAATCAATGCCAGTAGATTCATCATCGAATATATATTCACATTATATATATTTGTTATTATAAATTTTAATATTATTTTTATAAACTTTCAAACTTATAAAAGTAAAGTTtcacttaggacaaaactaaaatgcaaagtaaaaaaaaAGATGGAGTACTAGAGTGGTGAGAAACCTAACTGAAACATATGAGTTGCAACATTGCATAAATAACAGATAAATAATGGACTTTGGAGCTATTTAAATTCGAGCAATGAATATGCCTCTTCTTTCGCAATATAGTGGTCAAACACAAAAAAAAACGACATTCACGTTCCAACATAACATCAATGTTATAAGGGACCATGGTGCCCGTTGCCTAGATGAGGAGAGCTGAGAGGAGGAGGTACGTAAGAATTTTCATCCATTTTTCAATGAATTTCCGCAAAATACATGTGCACGGATCACAACGTAGATACATGCCCCTGCGAATTCCGCACGCACGTGCCCCTGCAAAATTTCGCAACATCCAAAATCATGCATCATGTGTGCGTTCACGATTGCttagctagtactccctcctttccggtttatagggcttattttaaaattttagtttcttcattttataaggctcagtTTGGTTGTTCCTCATCAtatgttcagacttcaaggtgcattaaatcattgtatgcaagtattaagataaaactgaccaatgcatgcactttatgcatgcatgcattgcaattaatgcattcgtaaacataattttttgaggaaaacaagagcattagttGAGTGTTTttcaaactacaaaaaatattccaccactcatcatctaccttggttggtgagatttttgaattgagccttataaaccggaaaggagggagtaaaatAGACAAATCTACTTTAGAAATACATTAAAAACTAACAACAATGTAGCAAAATAATTGTACTAGGGGACAACACTCAGGTGCTACTTTATCACTGAATCTGCATGCAGAAGAGTTTAATCGATGAGGCCCTCTTAATAATTAACTACGCACTAATTGTTCGACCACCATCGACAGCGATGACTTGGCCGGTGACGAAAGATGCCGCCGGCATGCAGAGGAACGAGACCACTGCAGCCACCTCCTCTGGCTCGCCTGCCCGCCGCATCGGAGTCCTCGCCAACTCGGTCTCTTTAATTTCCGGTGGAAGCTGTTCCACGCACAAATGATCAGTTCTCCAAATGATTTGTTTCTTTGAAAAATGACAGTATAAGAGAATCCTACTATATACGTAAAAAGTCATAACTAATTAGGCTAAATGGTTTTGTTTGTGTATTTTTTGAATGTAATTTTAATGAAGACTCGGTAGGTGCCTACACTGTTTAACATGTCACTCTTGGTCGCGCCCGGGGCGACGCAATTCACTCGGATCTTGTTTTGGGCCCATTCGGTAGCAAGGCTCCTTGTAAGCTGGTTAATTCCTCCTGGTATATTAGAGACAAAAAAGAGATGTCAGTCTTATGCCTCACTTGAAAGTTGGATCGAGTCGTGGTTATGAATACCTTCAGTTAGAGCTTCTTTGAGTTTTTATACAAGTAGTTAGATTGGATAGCTAAAAAGTTATAGTGCGATTTCGTCTCGAAAAAACATTGTCGCTTGAGACAAGGAAAGATTCAAATTTTCAAAATAGTAACTTGACTATCGATATCTAGAAATATTGAGATTGGATTGAACACCTAAAatcatgtgtgtgaatttgcatcGGAAAGTACACCATTCAATTTTTTGGACTCTACAAACATAGAAATGAAAGCATGGTTGTTGTTTCAGACATTTACCTGATCTTTAAAGTACAAATTAAATCACTATTTTCTGAAACCGTCATTATTTGAAAGTTTCAGTTTTAAAATGGGCGCTATAATAATACTCAAATTTCAAAACAGGAAGACCGGAGGGAGTTACCTTTTGTCATACTGTAAATTGCGAGGCCCGGGAACCCAAGTGTGCCCCCAAGGGAGGATATGTTGACAATGCTCCCTCCTCCAGCGATGGAGGCCCCGAGGAGCAAGGGGTGCGCGAGCTGGCTCAGGTGGAAGCACGACTCTAGGTTGGTTGCCATGAGGTGCGAGTACTCCTCCGATGTCCACTCCACGCCCGGCTTGGCTAGAATCTGCGCCGCGTTGTTCACCTGCATATATACAGTAGGAATGATCCAGCGAAAACACTTAGCCCTTTATGTCCAGACCAACCTCTTTGGATTGGGTGGAATTTTAGAGCCCATTTGCAATCTCAATCCGAAGTTCATCAGATTGAACTGGCAAACTCTGGAGATTTCAGGAAGACGACTTACCAGTATGTCGAGCTTGCCGTCGAAGACTTGCTTGGCCGTCTCCACGAGCTGCTCCCTGTGGGCGCGCAGGGAGACGTCGCAGACGGAGACGGTGACCGGGAGCCCCTTGGCCTCCCACCGGCGGCGGCACTCCTCCAGCTCCGCCGCGCTCCGGGAGCACGTGTGCACCCGCGCCCCGTGCCCCGCCAGCTCCTCCACGATCGCGTGGCTGTTCTCCACCCATCGATAAGCACATGAATATATGCATCGATCGGTCGATCAACGACTATAGTGCAGTAAATTGCATCTTCCTACCTAAGCTAGCCGATTAGATTACAGTATGATCACGTACCCGATCCCTTTGCTGCCGCCGGTGACGAGCGCCGTCGCGCCGGCCAGGCTCCACCTCTCCTCCCTGCTCATGCCACCGgccgccatctctctctctctctgtgcgtGTGTGCGCGTGTTCTGGTACTCTGTGCTGTGGAGTGGGCGAGTCGCGGCGTAGGTAGGGAGAGTTACCTCGCTTCACACGTAGCGTAGGCAGTGTGTGGCAGAAACACATGTTCCACGAGCACCGAGCATCATAGTGTCCAGTCGTATTTGCCTACTCCAGACAGTCAAGCCACACTCCAATTTGTAGACCGATCACTGGTTCACGGTGAATGGGAGATGGATTGGCCATTGGCGATTGACGATGCATGCAAACGGACGCGGTTGGCGTTTTCTCAAGAATAGCTGCCGTTTCGGATGTCGATTCCATTATTACAGCTTTGACCACTGATGACTTATCCTTGCAAAATTATATACTCCAAAGTTTATTGTTACATGTACTTGTCGGAGCTTTTGGCGGAGTTTGAATCATTGCGTCGCTGTAATCTACTccctaaagttgagtcatctattttgaaacggagggagtagatgataatTATTGCGCGGTTCTCCGTCCCGGTGGTTTGCGGCTGgaggctccggtggtggtgggccCTGA is from Triticum aestivum cultivar Chinese Spring chromosome 3A, IWGSC CS RefSeq v2.1, whole genome shotgun sequence and encodes:
- the LOC123062903 gene encoding noroxomaritidine/norcraugsodine reductase — protein: MAAGGMSREERWSLAGATALVTGGSKGIGHAIVEELAGHGARVHTCSRSAAELEECRRRWEAKGLPVTVSVCDVSLRAHREQLVETAKQVFDGKLDILVNNAAQILAKPGVEWTSEEYSHLMATNLESCFHLSQLAHPLLLGASIAGGGSIVNISSLGGTLGFPGLAIYSMTKGGINQLTRSLATEWAQNKIRVNCVAPGATKSDMLNSLPPEIKETELARTPMRRAGEPEEVAAVVSFLCMPAASFVTGQVIAVDGGRTISA